A region from the Benincasa hispida cultivar B227 chromosome 10, ASM972705v1, whole genome shotgun sequence genome encodes:
- the LOC120088839 gene encoding G-type lectin S-receptor-like serine/threonine-protein kinase LECRK3 yields the protein MASLCFPFPPLLLLLLLFLSPTSTVAQKPNPNITLDASLIAHNRDSFWSSASGDFAFGFLRQSEGEDYLLAIWFNKIAHKTVVWSANRDKLAPEGSTVVLTTSGQLVLNDPVGNQIWAATFSATNHSVSYAALLDTGNFILATNNSKILWQSFDYPTDTILPSQILNKGNNLVAPYTETNYSSGRFQLAMQTDGNLMLYTRNFPTDLLSNSYWETNTVKFGFQLIFDLSGSIYLIAENKTIVNTLSSNNLTTQNFYQRAILEHDGVFRHYVYPKRGTGSNSSWAEAWSVSISIPSNICMEIGGGTVSGVCGFNSYCMLGNDQRPFCTCPPGFDLFDPNDVTKSCKPAFLSQSCDESFPETDNFGFVSMENTDWPYGDYGHFRPVTQDWCRKECLVDCYCAAAIFRDGNCWKKKFPLSFGRMNSSVGGIAFIKIRRDNSTLQSQNLDQNCRNKTKVVIGSVLLGSSSFLNILLLLLTLWIGFGFSKRESRAIRGDPFIFGVNLRAFSYEELNKATGGFTERLGSGAFATVYKGTLDFVENNLVAVKKLENIMSEGEREFKAEVSAIARTNHKNLVKLIGFCNEGEHRMLVYEFMENGSLADFLFRPSKPTWYSRIQLVWGVARGLSYLHEECSTQIIHCDIKPQNILLDGCFGAKIADFGLAKLLKKDQTQTMTAIRGTKGYVAPEWFRRLPITVKVDVYSFGILLLEMIGCRKNFELEAENEDEMILSDWVYDCMKERKMEKLIKNDEEAENDMKRVEKYVKIGIWCIQEEPSLRPSMKKVIQMLEGAVEVSTPPDPSSFISAI from the coding sequence ATGGCTTCCCTCTGCTTTCCATTCCCACCTCTTCTTCTGCTTCTGCTTCTTTTCCTTTCCCCAACCTCCACCGTTGCTCAGAAGCCAAACCCTAATATAACTTTAGACGCATCTCTCATTGCTCACAACCGCGATTCCTTCTGGTCCTCTGCATCTGGTGATTTTGCTTTCGGTTTCCTCCGCCAATCTGAAGGGGAAGACTATCTGTTGGCAATTTGGTTTAACAAAATTGCTCATAAAACCGTCGTTTGGTCTGCTAATCGGGACAAATTGGCACCGGAGGGATCTACCGTTGTACTTACAACAAGCGGCCAACTCGTCCTCAACGACCCTGTAGGCAACCAAATCTGGGCTGCAACTTTCTCAGCTACTAATCACTCTGTTTCCTATGCCGCCCTTCTTGACACTGGAAACTTCATTCTCGCCACTAACAATTCTAAAATTCTGTGGCAAAGCTTCGATTACCCTACCGACACGATTTTACCATCACAGATTCTTAACAAGGGCAACAATCTCGTTGCACCTTATACAGAAACGAATTACTCAAGTGGAAGATTTCAATTGGCCATGCAAACTGATGGGAATCTCATGCTTTACACCAGAAATTTCCCTACGGATTTATTAAGTAACAGTTATTGGGAAACTAACACTGTGAAATTCGGCTTTCAACTCATCTTCGACCTCTCTGGTTCTATCTATCTCATCGCAGAGAATAAAACCATTGTTAACACTTTGTCATCAAATAATCTCACAACCCAAAATTTCTACCAGCGAGCGATTCTCGAGCATGATGGGGTTTTCAGACATTATGTTTACCCAAAGAGGGGTACTGGAAGTAATTCGTCTTGGGCTGAAGCTTGGTCGGTATCCATATCCATTCCTTCCAACATCTGTATGGAAATTGGTGGAGGTACTGTCAGTGGAGTATGCGGGTTCAATAGTTACTGCATGCTTGGGAATGATCAAAGGCCATTTTGCACTTGTCCACCAGGCTTTGACTTGTTTGATCCAAATGATGTGACCAAAAGTTGTAAACCCGCTTTTCTCTCTCAAAGTTGTGATGAATCGTTTCCTGAAACAGATAACTTTGGTTTTGTCTCTATGGAAAATACGGATTGGCCTTATGGTGATTACGGGCATTTTCGACCAGTAACTCAGGATTGGTGCAGAAAGGAATGTTTGGTCGATTGCTATTGTGCGGCCGCCATTTTTAGAGATGGGAATTGTTGGAAGAAGAAGTTTCCACTTTCATTTGGGAGGATGAATTCTAGCGTGGGCGGAATAGCTTTTATCAAAATCAGGAGAGACAATTCTACTCTGCAATCTCAAAACCTTGACCAGAATTGCAGGAACAAAACTAAGGTAGTCATTGGATCAGTCTTGTTAGGAAGCTCTTCATTTCTAAATATCCTCTTATTATTGCTCACTTTATGGATTGGCTTTGGATTCAGTAAAAGAGAATCAAGGGCTATCAGAGGAGACCCTTTCATTTTTGGTGTGAATCTAAGAGCTTTTAGCTACGAAGAGCTCAACAAGGCCACAGGGGGATTCACAGAGCGGCTGGGAAGTGGTGCATTTGCTACTGTGTATAAAGGGACTCTTGATTTTGTGGAGAACAACTTGGTGGCAGTCAAGAAGTTGGAGAATATAATGAGTGAGGGAGAGAGAGAATTTAAAGCTGAAGTGAGCGCTATTGCTCGAACAAACCATAAGAATTTGgttaaattgattggtttttgcAACGAAGGAGAACATAGAATGTTGGTATATGAGTTCATGGAGAATGGGTCTCTTGCAGATTTCCTTTTTAGGCCTTCAAAACCAACTTGGTATTCTAGAATTCAACTTGTTTGGGGAGTTGCTAGAGGGCTAAGTTACTTACACGAAGAGTGTAGCACTCAGATCATTCATTGTGATATCAAGCCCCAAAACATTCTCCTTGATGGTTGTTTTGGTGCAAAAATTGCAGACTTTGGATTGGCCAAACTTTTGAAGAAAGACCAGACTCAAACCATGACTGCAATTAGAGGAACAAAAGGGTATGTGGCTCCGGAGTGGTTTAGAAGGCTACCCATTACGGTGAAAGTTGATGTTTACAGCTTTGGGATTCTATTATTGGAGATGATCGGTTGCAGAAAGAATTTCGAACTAGAAGcagaaaatgaagatgaaatgATACTGAGTGATTGGGTTTATGACTgcatgaaagaaagaaaaatggagaAGTTGATAAAGAATGATGAGGAAGCAGAGAATGATATGAAGAGAGTGGAGAAGTATGTTAAGATTGGAATTTGGTGCATTCAAGAGGAACCATCGCTAAGGCCATCCATGAAGAAAGTGATACAAATGCTTGAAGGTGCAGTTGAAGTTTCAACTCCCCCTGATCCATCTTCATTTATCAGTGCAATTTAG